A single Acidaminococcus sp. DNA region contains:
- a CDS encoding HPr family phosphocarrier protein: MVQFAYTIKDPAGIHARPAGMLVKLANGFKSSIKAEGNGKKGDLKRIFTVMGMGIKSGMTINVTVEGEDEKAAAEAVEKFLKENL, encoded by the coding sequence ATGGTTCAGTTCGCGTATACCATCAAAGACCCGGCAGGTATTCATGCAAGACCCGCAGGCATGCTTGTAAAATTGGCTAATGGCTTCAAATCCAGCATCAAAGCTGAAGGCAATGGTAAAAAAGGTGATCTGAAGAGAATTTTTACGGTTATGGGCATGGGCATTAAGTCCGGCATGACCATTAATGTTACGGTAGAAGGCGAAGATGAAAAAGCTGCAGCAGAAGCTGTAGAAAAATTCCTGAAGGAAAACTTATAA
- a CDS encoding DUF1848 domain-containing protein has product MILNTGSRTDIPAFFTPWLLNRIREGYVLVRNPYRPDWVTRYRIDPAVVDAIVFCSKNPRPLLPYLGEFASFRTYWHMTITPYGKDIEPHVPDVPEALETFKALSHFVGADATAWRYDPVLLAGPYTLEFHICAFTKMAHTLQGYTKDCVVSFIDLYEKTKRNFPGIRTVSQEEQHILVHAFAKAARDAGMIIHLCHESASLEEPNVDTKGCFTREILEKALSIRLRPPVQKTARPGCPCLLGADIGAYNTCLHGCRYCYANYDQTIVHRNWKLHDPASPLLIGHVQKSDTIHNAEQKTWINPEITLF; this is encoded by the coding sequence ATGATTTTAAATACAGGCAGCCGGACGGACATTCCGGCCTTTTTTACGCCATGGCTGCTTAACCGGATCCGGGAGGGATATGTTCTCGTTCGTAATCCTTACCGGCCCGACTGGGTCACTCGTTACCGCATAGACCCTGCTGTCGTCGATGCCATTGTCTTCTGCTCCAAAAATCCACGGCCGCTTTTGCCTTATCTGGGCGAGTTTGCATCGTTCCGAACGTACTGGCATATGACGATAACCCCTTACGGTAAGGACATTGAGCCCCACGTCCCCGATGTTCCGGAAGCACTGGAAACGTTTAAGGCTCTCTCTCATTTTGTCGGTGCAGATGCCACAGCCTGGCGTTATGATCCTGTCCTGCTTGCCGGCCCTTATACCTTGGAATTCCATATCTGTGCCTTTACAAAAATGGCACATACGCTGCAGGGATATACCAAAGACTGCGTTGTGAGCTTCATTGATCTCTACGAAAAAACAAAACGCAATTTTCCCGGTATCCGTACTGTATCGCAGGAAGAACAGCACATTCTCGTCCATGCCTTTGCCAAAGCGGCCCGGGATGCCGGCATGATAATCCACCTCTGCCACGAGTCAGCATCACTGGAAGAGCCAAACGTCGATACAAAAGGCTGCTTTACCAGGGAAATTCTCGAAAAAGCTCTCTCCATCAGGCTCCGGCCACCTGTCCAGAAAACGGCCCGTCCAGGCTGCCCATGCCTCCTCGGTGCTGACATTGGTGCGTATAATACGTGCCTTCATGGATGCCGTTACTGTTACGCCAATTATGACCAGACTATCGTACACCGCAACTGGAAACTTCATGACCCAGCCTCTCCTCTCCTCATCGGCCATGTGCAAAAAAGCGACACTATTCACAATGCCGAGCAAAAAACATGGATTAATCCGGAAATAACACTATTTTAA
- a CDS encoding YadA-like family protein produces the protein MNRVYKVIYNKKRQLTQVVSEISGGFTRSERIGRRRELRCLVLSCLVMTSVWISPLGVQAATLEERVAANATKISQNASNIAANKTAINQNKANISANKTAINQNKTDIAANKTAINQNKTDIAANKTAINQNKANIAANKTAIDQNKTNIATNKTSINTNKTNIAANKSAIDQNKTDIAANKSAIEQNKNNIEANKTAIDTNKSNITTNKNNIEDLANSLGLTVDNDGNITGKSSLTKYFKAKSSTSSYTETVTNPDGTTTTKTTTLKDKEASANGDNSVAVGPNASSNGKQSVALGDGAVTKGTANRGIAIGKGAITGVTADMPADQGSDVSTSSGGIDSISIGTDANSRGNDAISIGHNAVVQNIPVDGSGTMVSKGSIAIGSDAKVYGSNNSLAFGSGASVAADNVNGNTADEAIAIGYNAAVKQNATRAIAIGSESVANKANAIAIGYKSTSEKNSLALGNEANAAEKGLAIGNGAQSKSANAQAFGNGAVATSEGDISIGNQAGVGSDSKRANVDGAIISIGVKAGQNVIGTANVAVGNNAGSNVHSNYNVAVGSEAGQGFQTEASTDNPQNGYNVSIGYKANDFSDNSASSSIQYATAIGAQAKAYSNGTAIGRAALANGDYTLALGENAHAYDGSSIAFGANSTARHGNIAIGSGSDATSEVSGTGYLTNQAVPTSYISVGKSDNLRRISNVADGSADSDAATVGQLKLVESKIQSGSGTTGGVTQSYVDTKISALTSSIESLKQKYFSVSSNAETNQNNKDNNGASADNKNAMAIGPGVAAEADDAVAVGNNTKAVGAGSIAIGSEGPVDSGDSGDSNHNTAANGERSVAIGSGSVAQTDHSIAIGTRATNYNQVNQDNEASNQGNKSIAIGYYAETSGDSAVAAGDQAVAAGNGSVAIGKSAGTLAGAKDSIAAGTETQVKGATSTVVGSHNNIVGDRSHAFGTGNTMKNTGSGKVDPIYESGMVGNDNTISAINNNQDDHVGSVTDAHMVGNKNIVSQENEGFTIKDVQISGSSNKVQGADSTAAEAGSLTGVTIDGFGNTVKGRNLDSKLNKTENINIVGNNNTVDVNNAGNKSNLSNVQILGSNVNATVGNSAYIGSGSSAKKTSDNTTAGVGAYSEDTYKKRDGTTPQFAGSNASGVVTVGSSGKERRIQNVGAGLVGAGSTDAINGSQLYYATRDHHYLGDNSDLAQNRNVVDVGSDGHMNVVGQTTDLNGNRITTTDGLDKQLTNGNIGVVADSESHSMVVKLNKDVVLGSDTQDGSLTLKNNNGQQTAKLTATTASSNLDGSATINRAALSGTANTSSRMRRGAANSNESTYAVATMSDGLSFVGDDGTAVNRVLNTQLSLQGGATGTLTNNNIGVNSFSTDDGTTGFKVQLASDLTGLNSVTTNNLTVNGGDLKVENGTNVNMGGNQIHNVAPGTASTDAVNVSQLHGLTMDVQNEFERVDGRIDNLDNRISHAGANAAALAALHPNDFDPDDKWDFAGGYGNYRGANAMALGAFYRPTEDVMFSVGASIGGGENMVNAGVTFKLGQKNHVSNSRVAMAKEIRDMRKALAEQSAEIAELRAAHGMKIDPMKSDLFPDVAENHWAYEYVSKLAGNGVLKGYPDGLFHGDRMMSRYEFAAIVYRIVQSGAGSTDPELSRLVKDFSPELRYIRIDTIQKDKDGNPTIERVRVNKLNKTNA, from the coding sequence ATGAACAGAGTGTACAAGGTTATCTACAACAAAAAAAGACAACTTACGCAAGTTGTCTCCGAAATCAGCGGTGGTTTTACCCGATCAGAGCGTATAGGACGGCGCAGGGAGCTGCGGTGTCTGGTTTTGTCATGCCTTGTGATGACATCCGTATGGATTTCACCACTGGGAGTACAGGCAGCGACGCTGGAGGAGCGAGTTGCGGCAAACGCTACAAAGATTTCACAAAATGCATCCAATATTGCCGCCAATAAGACAGCCATTAACCAGAATAAGGCCAACATTTCCGCCAATAAGACGGCTATCAACCAGAACAAGACCGACATTGCTGCCAACAAGACGGCCATCAACCAGAACAAGACTGACATTGCTGCCAACAAGACGGCCATCAACCAGAATAAGGCCAATATTGCCGCTAATAAGACAGCCATCGATCAGAATAAAACAAACATTGCTACTAATAAAACTTCCATCAATACAAATAAAACCAACATCGCTGCTAATAAATCCGCCATAGACCAAAATAAAACCGACATTGCTGCCAATAAATCTGCCATTGAGCAAAATAAAAATAATATCGAAGCCAACAAAACGGCCATCGATACAAATAAATCCAATATCACTACGAATAAAAATAATATAGAGGATTTGGCCAACTCTTTAGGGCTTACCGTGGACAATGACGGAAACATCACGGGAAAATCCAGCCTGACCAAGTATTTCAAGGCTAAATCCTCTACTTCGTCGTATACAGAAACGGTTACCAACCCAGACGGGACAACGACGACTAAAACGACGACACTCAAGGACAAAGAAGCAAGCGCCAATGGTGATAACTCTGTTGCCGTAGGACCGAACGCTTCCAGTAACGGCAAACAGAGCGTAGCCCTGGGCGACGGGGCCGTTACCAAAGGAACAGCCAATCGCGGTATTGCTATCGGTAAGGGCGCCATTACGGGCGTTACCGCTGACATGCCGGCAGATCAGGGATCGGATGTTTCTACCAGTTCGGGCGGCATCGACTCTATCTCTATCGGTACGGATGCAAATTCCCGCGGCAATGATGCCATTTCTATCGGCCATAATGCAGTCGTTCAAAATATTCCTGTCGATGGATCCGGTACAATGGTTTCTAAAGGAAGCATAGCAATCGGCAGCGATGCGAAGGTCTATGGATCCAACAATTCTCTCGCCTTTGGCAGCGGTGCTTCCGTTGCAGCTGACAACGTAAACGGGAATACGGCAGATGAGGCTATTGCCATCGGATATAATGCAGCCGTTAAACAAAATGCGACCCGGGCGATTGCCATTGGATCCGAATCCGTAGCGAATAAAGCAAATGCAATTGCCATTGGTTACAAATCAACATCAGAAAAGAATAGTCTTGCTCTCGGAAATGAGGCAAATGCGGCCGAAAAAGGTCTTGCTATTGGCAATGGAGCACAAAGTAAGAGTGCCAACGCCCAGGCCTTTGGTAATGGAGCTGTTGCGACCAGTGAAGGTGATATCTCCATTGGTAATCAGGCAGGTGTTGGATCAGATTCCAAGCGGGCCAATGTGGATGGCGCTATTATCTCCATCGGCGTCAAAGCCGGTCAGAATGTAATCGGCACGGCTAACGTCGCCGTTGGTAATAACGCCGGATCCAATGTCCACAGCAACTACAACGTAGCTGTTGGTTCGGAAGCCGGCCAGGGATTCCAGACGGAAGCATCCACGGATAATCCGCAAAATGGTTACAACGTCTCCATTGGCTACAAGGCTAACGATTTTTCCGATAACAGTGCTTCTTCCAGCATTCAATATGCAACAGCCATCGGTGCCCAGGCCAAAGCTTACAGCAACGGTACAGCTATTGGACGGGCCGCCCTTGCCAATGGTGACTATACCTTAGCGCTCGGTGAAAATGCTCATGCCTACGATGGATCCAGTATCGCTTTTGGTGCTAATTCCACGGCCAGACACGGCAATATTGCTATCGGTTCCGGATCCGATGCAACAAGCGAGGTTTCAGGAACCGGCTATCTGACGAATCAAGCAGTGCCTACGAGTTATATTTCCGTAGGAAAAAGTGACAATTTGCGCCGCATTTCCAATGTAGCGGACGGTTCTGCCGACAGTGATGCCGCTACCGTGGGACAGTTGAAGTTGGTTGAGTCCAAAATCCAGTCGGGGAGCGGTACGACAGGCGGCGTTACCCAATCTTATGTAGATACTAAGATTTCTGCATTGACAAGCAGCATTGAATCCCTTAAACAGAAGTATTTCTCCGTTAGCTCCAATGCGGAAACCAACCAGAACAATAAAGATAATAACGGAGCATCAGCAGACAATAAAAATGCCATGGCTATCGGGCCGGGCGTTGCAGCGGAAGCTGATGACGCTGTTGCCGTAGGTAACAACACCAAAGCAGTGGGAGCCGGCAGTATTGCTATTGGTTCGGAAGGACCTGTAGATTCCGGTGACAGCGGCGACAGCAATCACAACACGGCAGCAAACGGAGAACGTTCCGTAGCCATCGGTTCCGGTTCCGTAGCACAGACCGATCATTCCATCGCCATCGGAACGAGAGCAACCAACTATAACCAAGTCAACCAAGACAATGAGGCCTCCAATCAAGGCAACAAGTCAATTGCTATCGGCTATTACGCTGAAACATCCGGAGACAGCGCCGTTGCAGCAGGCGATCAGGCCGTGGCTGCCGGTAATGGCTCTGTCGCCATTGGCAAGAGTGCCGGAACCCTTGCCGGCGCAAAAGATTCCATTGCCGCAGGTACAGAAACGCAAGTTAAAGGTGCAACTTCTACCGTCGTGGGTTCTCATAATAATATAGTAGGAGACCGCAGCCATGCTTTTGGTACCGGTAATACAATGAAAAACACAGGTTCCGGTAAGGTAGATCCAATTTATGAATCGGGCATGGTTGGCAACGATAACACCATTTCCGCCATCAATAACAATCAGGATGATCATGTTGGTTCCGTCACTGACGCTCATATGGTGGGCAACAAAAATATCGTCAGTCAGGAAAATGAAGGCTTTACCATCAAGGACGTCCAGATTAGTGGTTCCAGCAACAAGGTTCAGGGAGCAGATAGTACCGCTGCTGAAGCAGGAAGCCTGACAGGCGTTACCATCGATGGTTTTGGCAACACTGTTAAAGGCCGCAACCTCGACTCCAAGCTCAATAAAACCGAAAACATCAACATTGTGGGTAATAACAATACTGTCGATGTTAACAATGCAGGCAATAAGTCGAACTTGAGCAATGTACAAATCCTGGGCAGCAATGTCAACGCCACAGTTGGTAATTCCGCCTATATTGGGTCGGGAAGTTCTGCTAAAAAGACATCTGACAATACAACAGCCGGTGTAGGAGCATATTCCGAGGATACCTATAAGAAACGCGACGGTACGACACCACAATTTGCCGGTTCAAACGCAAGCGGTGTCGTCACCGTGGGCAGTTCAGGCAAGGAACGCCGCATCCAGAACGTAGGTGCCGGACTTGTCGGAGCCGGCAGTACTGATGCGATCAACGGGTCCCAGCTCTACTATGCAACCCGCGATCATCACTATTTAGGCGATAACTCGGATCTTGCACAAAATCGGAATGTCGTCGATGTAGGATCTGACGGCCATATGAATGTCGTCGGTCAGACCACGGATCTTAATGGAAACCGCATTACGACGACCGATGGTCTCGATAAGCAGCTGACAAATGGCAATATCGGTGTTGTTGCCGATAGTGAGAGCCACTCTATGGTCGTTAAGCTCAACAAGGACGTCGTCCTTGGCAGCGATACGCAGGACGGCTCCTTAACGCTGAAGAATAACAATGGACAGCAGACTGCAAAACTTACCGCAACTACGGCTTCTTCGAACCTGGATGGCAGCGCTACCATTAACCGTGCGGCCCTTTCCGGAACAGCAAATACTTCCAGCCGGATGCGCCGGGGAGCAGCAAACTCGAATGAATCTACATACGCAGTAGCCACCATGTCTGACGGTTTATCCTTCGTCGGAGATGATGGAACAGCCGTAAATCGGGTACTGAATACACAGCTTTCCCTGCAGGGCGGTGCCACCGGTACGCTCACGAATAACAATATCGGGGTCAACAGCTTCTCAACAGACGACGGAACGACTGGTTTCAAGGTTCAGCTGGCTTCCGATCTGACGGGGCTTAATTCTGTTACGACCAACAACCTGACTGTCAACGGCGGGGATTTGAAGGTAGAAAACGGAACCAACGTAAATATGGGCGGTAACCAAATTCATAACGTGGCTCCAGGCACCGCATCTACAGATGCCGTCAACGTCAGCCAGCTGCACGGACTTACCATGGACGTCCAAAACGAATTTGAGCGTGTCGATGGACGCATTGATAACCTCGACAACCGCATCAGTCACGCCGGTGCCAATGCAGCGGCTCTTGCTGCCCTCCACCCCAATGATTTCGATCCCGATGACAAGTGGGACTTTGCAGGCGGCTACGGTAATTATCGCGGTGCCAATGCTATGGCCCTGGGTGCCTTCTATCGTCCGACTGAAGACGTGATGTTCAGTGTCGGAGCTTCCATAGGCGGCGGTGAAAACATGGTCAATGCCGGCGTCACCTTCAAGCTCGGCCAGAAGAACCATGTTTCCAATTCCCGCGTGGCCATGGCCAAGGAAATCCGCGATATGCGTAAAGCTCTGGCGGAACAAAGCGCTGAGATTGCCGAACTTAGAGCGGCCCACGGCATGAAGATCGATCCTATGAAGAGCGACCTCTTCCCTGATGTGGCAGAAAACCACTGGGCTTATGAATACGTCTCCAAGCTTGCCGGTAACGGTGTGCTGAAGGGCTATCCTGACGGACTCTTCCATGGTGACCGCATGATGAGCCGTTATGAATTTGCCGCAATCGTTTACCGTATCGTTCAAAGCGGTGCCGGGTCAACCGATCCTGAACTCAGCCGCCTCGTGAAGGACTTCTCACCTGAACTGAGATACATTCGTATCGATACAATTCAAAAAGATAAAGACGGAAATCCAACCATTGAACGTGTACGTGTCAATAAGCTCAATAAGACCAACGCTTAA
- a CDS encoding pyridoxamine 5'-phosphate oxidase family protein — MNDVVKFLLENPVQYLATVGRDGKAKCRPFMFAGEMDGKLWFCTNNTKEVYKDMQANPYIEVTVSSPSYAWIRLNGKAVFEDNRAAKEMCFRNPTVKGQYGKPSNPIFVVFYLKDAHAVIADFSGNPQKEYNL, encoded by the coding sequence ATGAACGATGTCGTAAAGTTTTTGCTGGAAAATCCTGTGCAGTATCTGGCTACTGTAGGCCGTGACGGCAAGGCAAAGTGCCGTCCTTTCATGTTTGCCGGGGAAATGGATGGTAAACTGTGGTTCTGCACGAATAATACCAAGGAAGTCTATAAGGATATGCAGGCTAATCCCTACATCGAAGTTACTGTTTCCAGCCCTTCTTATGCATGGATTCGTCTGAATGGCAAAGCTGTTTTTGAGGACAATAGGGCAGCCAAAGAAATGTGCTTCCGGAATCCTACCGTCAAAGGGCAGTACGGCAAGCCGTCTAATCCCATCTTCGTAGTGTTTTATCTGAAGGACGCTCATGCCGTCATTGCTGACTTTTCCGGCAATCCGCAAAAGGAATATAACTTGTAA
- a CDS encoding helix-turn-helix transcriptional regulator, protein MLPVKQLPPCPVETTLMLIENKWKVLILRDLMPGKKRFGELKKSIGHVSQKVLTAQLRDMEAKGLVDRRIYAEIPPRVEYSLTSLGKSLKPILDAMRVWGEQYQAQYQGDKVLSK, encoded by the coding sequence ATGCTGCCAGTGAAACAATTACCCCCCTGCCCGGTGGAAACAACACTTATGCTCATCGAAAATAAATGGAAAGTGCTCATTCTGCGCGATTTGATGCCAGGAAAGAAGCGCTTCGGGGAGCTAAAGAAATCTATTGGTCACGTGTCTCAAAAAGTACTGACCGCCCAACTCCGGGATATGGAAGCCAAAGGTCTTGTCGACCGACGCATATACGCAGAAATTCCGCCGCGTGTAGAGTACAGCTTAACCAGTCTGGGCAAGAGTCTGAAGCCGATTCTGGACGCCATGCGGGTGTGGGGCGAGCAGTACCAGGCGCAGTATCAGGGAGATAAAGTGCTAAGTAAATAG
- a CDS encoding NAD(P)-binding domain-containing protein, translated as MKVVFIGDFPDQTVRKIKSNFSSAWEVVMITEDKAVQEIEDADVIIPEHIKINAEFLSHAKKLKLVQTGVGYDNVNLEDCSRFGVKVCNASGINTEAVAEHVLAFILCWYKNIVYLDHFMKLHKDEHFLQYEGAELSGKTIGIIGLGNIGRKVAEYCHAFHLNILGYSRHRKNISGIMQVNLETLYAKSDIVTIHVPLTPETEKMIDKNAFLQMKSDALLINTSRGKVVNEADLVEALQTKQIAGACLDVFEKEQLPPDSPLRDMDNVLLTPHTAGLPDGVKYHEKRVKFFAGQVEKLIRGEALDNLLN; from the coding sequence ATGAAGGTCGTATTTATCGGGGATTTTCCTGATCAGACAGTAAGAAAAATTAAGAGCAATTTTTCTTCCGCGTGGGAAGTCGTAATGATTACAGAAGATAAGGCTGTTCAGGAGATTGAAGATGCGGATGTAATCATACCGGAACATATCAAAATCAATGCAGAATTTCTTTCTCATGCGAAGAAATTAAAGTTGGTTCAGACGGGCGTTGGTTATGACAATGTGAATCTTGAAGATTGTTCCAGGTTTGGTGTTAAGGTCTGCAATGCTTCCGGAATTAATACGGAAGCGGTAGCGGAACATGTGTTAGCCTTTATTTTATGCTGGTACAAAAATATTGTGTATCTTGACCATTTTATGAAGCTTCATAAGGATGAGCACTTTTTGCAATATGAAGGCGCAGAATTATCCGGGAAAACGATAGGGATTATTGGACTGGGGAACATTGGCAGGAAAGTTGCTGAGTATTGCCATGCATTTCATTTGAATATACTGGGTTACAGCAGACACAGAAAAAATATATCTGGAATAATGCAGGTAAATCTTGAAACTTTATATGCTAAGAGTGACATTGTGACAATTCACGTGCCATTGACTCCTGAAACTGAAAAGATGATAGATAAAAACGCTTTCCTTCAAATGAAATCAGACGCATTACTGATTAATACGTCGAGAGGAAAAGTGGTAAACGAAGCGGATCTTGTTGAGGCATTACAGACAAAGCAGATTGCCGGTGCATGCCTGGACGTATTTGAAAAGGAACAACTGCCGCCGGATAGTCCTTTACGTGATATGGACAATGTGCTCCTAACGCCGCATACAGCAGGATTACCTGACGGCGTAAAATATCATGAAAAAAGGGTTAAATTTTTTGCCGGCCAGGTAGAAAAATTAATACGTGGAGAAGCGCTGGACAATTTATTAAATTAA
- a CDS encoding histidine phosphatase family protein, producing MILLVRHGEAAHHVQSLTGGWTDSELTPRGKWQMQRLANVLSRDFQNQPKPKVYVSDLQRAALGGSLIAHAVGAEEIIPCSFLREKNNGKAAGLSVEEAKAFYHPPLTGREVDHVNYDGGETRRTFYERTVAGFAPLLKEKGPLILVSHKGTIQNILFYWLNLSIDEVVEKRISFDIRPASLTMIGINKWGEHSVFLLNETSYLTGDKEPAEFGLFHYPMAEGEENGIL from the coding sequence ATGATTTTACTGGTCCGGCATGGGGAAGCCGCACATCATGTACAGTCGCTGACTGGGGGCTGGACCGACTCAGAACTGACGCCGCGCGGTAAGTGGCAGATGCAGCGCCTGGCGAACGTTCTGTCCCGGGATTTTCAAAATCAGCCCAAACCGAAAGTGTATGTCAGTGATCTGCAGAGAGCAGCGCTGGGCGGCAGTTTGATTGCTCATGCTGTCGGTGCTGAAGAAATCATTCCGTGTTCGTTTTTGAGGGAAAAAAATAATGGCAAAGCCGCCGGGCTTTCAGTGGAAGAGGCTAAGGCCTTTTACCATCCGCCCCTGACAGGCCGGGAAGTCGACCATGTAAATTATGATGGGGGCGAAACGCGGCGTACCTTCTATGAACGGACAGTGGCGGGTTTTGCTCCGCTGCTTAAGGAAAAAGGACCGCTTATTCTTGTTTCCCACAAAGGAACTATCCAGAATATATTATTTTACTGGCTCAATCTTTCTATTGACGAAGTAGTGGAGAAACGGATTTCTTTTGATATCCGGCCTGCATCACTTACAATGATCGGAATCAATAAATGGGGAGAGCATTCCGTATTTCTGCTTAACGAAACGAGTTATTTGACAGGGGACAAGGAACCGGCTGAGTTCGGACTTTTCCACTATCCGATGGCTGAAGGAGAAGAAAATGGGATTCTTTGA
- a CDS encoding YlmH/Sll1252 family protein, giving the protein MADREKILRFFKSGGDEEFAGKMLDLADAARRSRRFKISGFMDPHEQNVAEIVAANFPQIRLERNGGFLNAERMRVAFICDDFYGQPDFAIAALQVLWDKRYYDLGHRDVLGAFMGMGCTRDVLGDIVFNSDGCQMVVDKPMVQYVLSNLTKIGAAVVEVKEIGLDELKEKEQRVKIISATVSALRLDAVAAAGYGVSRSRMADEIKGLNVRVNWQDAKSPSMPVKEGDIISFRSRGRVELAEVRGTTKKGRIGITLKRYI; this is encoded by the coding sequence ATGGCTGACAGAGAAAAAATCTTACGTTTTTTTAAGTCCGGCGGTGACGAAGAATTTGCCGGCAAAATGCTGGATTTAGCGGATGCGGCACGGCGCAGCCGCCGCTTTAAGATAAGCGGATTCATGGATCCCCACGAACAGAATGTGGCTGAAATCGTAGCTGCCAACTTCCCGCAGATCCGTCTTGAGAGAAATGGCGGATTCCTCAATGCGGAACGGATGCGAGTCGCTTTTATCTGTGATGACTTTTACGGACAGCCGGATTTTGCCATTGCAGCTCTGCAGGTGCTCTGGGATAAGCGCTATTATGACCTGGGTCACCGCGATGTGCTCGGTGCCTTTATGGGTATGGGCTGCACGCGGGATGTATTGGGCGATATTGTTTTTAATAGCGACGGCTGTCAGATGGTCGTCGATAAGCCTATGGTTCAGTATGTGCTCAGCAACCTGACCAAAATCGGAGCAGCTGTCGTGGAAGTTAAAGAAATTGGTCTTGACGAACTCAAAGAAAAAGAACAGCGTGTAAAAATTATCTCTGCTACCGTATCTGCACTGCGGCTGGACGCCGTAGCCGCTGCCGGCTATGGGGTGTCCCGCAGCCGTATGGCTGACGAAATCAAGGGACTTAATGTCCGGGTCAACTGGCAGGATGCTAAGAGTCCTTCGATGCCGGTTAAGGAAGGGGATATTATATCCTTCCGTTCCCGCGGACGCGTAGAACTGGCTGAAGTGCGGGGAACGACGAAGAAAGGCCGTATAGGAATCACGCTGAAGCGGTACATTTAA
- the proC gene encoding pyrroline-5-carboxylate reductase produces the protein MGELSKDTKITFIGCGAMGEAILKGILKGGLVTKNQITAGVPSEGRKSYLTENYAIAVTHDNAEAVKGAHFVVLAVKPQMAKKAVTPDLCAALEKDACIVSIMGSYSIDMLKALIPGHPIVRVMPNTPLSVGMGMSALTATEDVSETDKKAVEAIFTSCGEAVWVDESAMEAITAISGCGPGYMFVIIDALADAGVMAGLPRKLAIQLAAQTMAGSGVMALKTGLHPAQLRDQVTSPGGTTIAGIKALENHAVRGAFYDAVQAVLDRSAALKK, from the coding sequence ATGGGAGAACTGAGCAAAGATACCAAGATTACCTTCATTGGCTGCGGAGCTATGGGGGAAGCTATTTTAAAGGGCATTTTAAAAGGTGGCCTTGTAACGAAAAATCAAATTACAGCAGGTGTACCTTCAGAAGGCCGTAAATCATACCTGACCGAGAATTATGCCATTGCTGTGACGCATGACAATGCGGAAGCCGTAAAGGGAGCCCATTTTGTTGTGCTCGCTGTGAAACCGCAGATGGCTAAGAAGGCAGTAACGCCGGATCTGTGTGCAGCTTTGGAAAAAGATGCCTGCATCGTCTCTATTATGGGCAGTTATTCCATTGATATGCTGAAGGCGCTCATTCCGGGTCATCCTATCGTGCGTGTTATGCCAAATACGCCGCTTTCCGTCGGTATGGGTATGAGTGCCCTCACCGCAACGGAAGATGTTTCTGAGACTGATAAAAAGGCTGTGGAAGCCATCTTTACTTCCTGCGGTGAAGCTGTCTGGGTAGATGAAAGTGCTATGGAAGCCATTACGGCTATCAGCGGCTGCGGTCCCGGGTATATGTTTGTCATCATTGATGCTCTGGCAGATGCCGGCGTCATGGCAGGACTGCCGCGGAAACTCGCTATCCAGCTCGCCGCCCAGACCATGGCAGGCAGCGGAGTGATGGCACTGAAGACGGGTCTCCATCCGGCTCAGCTCAGAGACCAGGTAACGAGCCCCGGCGGCACGACAATTGCCGGAATCAAAGCCCTGGAGAATCATGCAGTGAGAGGAGCGTTCTATGACGCGGTGCAGGCTGTTTTGGACAGAAGCGCGGCGCTGAAGAAATAA
- a CDS encoding cell division protein SepF: MNFIKRLLAKLGIGDDMEDYEDEEMETEQGDNVVSMFGAKTWDERDARGSRRDSFLFGRKKEREEDKLISMPLSHNQVSVVVVEPINFDEVQKMADYLRKNQPVVINFEDTDTDVRKRIVDFMSGTIYAIDGTMKKIGRNIMVCAPQNVDIDVENTNYTKEGGAAPWEN; encoded by the coding sequence ATGAATTTTATCAAAAGACTCTTAGCAAAACTCGGTATCGGCGATGATATGGAAGACTATGAAGACGAAGAAATGGAAACTGAGCAGGGCGATAACGTTGTTTCCATGTTCGGCGCCAAAACCTGGGATGAACGGGACGCCCGCGGGTCACGGCGCGATTCCTTCCTTTTTGGCAGAAAAAAGGAACGTGAAGAGGATAAATTGATTTCCATGCCGCTTTCTCATAATCAGGTCAGCGTCGTTGTTGTCGAACCGATTAATTTTGACGAAGTCCAGAAAATGGCTGATTACCTCAGAAAGAACCAGCCGGTCGTCATCAACTTCGAAGATACCGACACAGATGTCCGGAAGCGCATTGTCGATTTTATGAGCGGCACGATTTATGCCATTGATGGTACGATGAAAAAAATCGGCCGCAATATTATGGTGTGTGCTCCGCAAAATGTGGATATTGACGTGGAAAATACGAACTATACGAAAGAAGGAGGCGCAGCTCCATGGGAGAACTGA